A portion of the Vreelandella subglaciescola genome contains these proteins:
- a CDS encoding aspartate aminotransferase family protein — translation MSQHQDLVNRDRNVTFHASTHLRDFAHGDSPGRVITGGHGINIVDKDGREFIDGFAGLYCVNVGYGRTEIAEAIYQQALELSYYHTYVGHSNEPQIALSERILEHAGMGMSKVYYGMSGSDANETQLKLVRYYNNVLGRPQKKKVISRMRGYHGSGIASGSLTGLKAFHDHFDLPIDTIRHTEAPYYYHRAAEQHGMSEQEFSAFCADKLEAMILEEGPDTVAAFIGEPVLGTGGIVPPPEGYWAAIQAVLEKYDVLLIADEVVCGFGRTGSAFGSHHYGMQPDLITIAKGLTSAYQPLSGVIVGDRVWQVLEAGTGEYGPIGHGWTYSGHALGCAAGLANLAIIERENLVGNAADTGAYFQQRLKEQFDGHPLVGDVRGVGLMAALEFSPDAAQRLHFDPALKVGARVSAAALDDNLIARAMPQGDILGFAPPLTLSRAEADEIIHRTRRAVDRVTDELTRSGELAQGTPETAFAT, via the coding sequence TCGTCGATAAGGACGGCCGTGAATTCATCGACGGCTTTGCCGGGCTTTACTGCGTCAACGTCGGTTACGGGCGCACCGAAATCGCCGAGGCGATTTACCAGCAGGCGCTGGAGCTTTCCTACTATCACACCTATGTGGGCCACTCCAACGAGCCGCAGATCGCGCTGTCCGAACGCATTCTGGAGCACGCCGGCATGGGCATGTCCAAGGTGTACTACGGCATGTCGGGCAGCGATGCCAACGAAACCCAGCTCAAGCTCGTGCGCTACTACAACAACGTGCTGGGCCGGCCACAGAAGAAAAAAGTCATCTCGCGGATGCGCGGCTACCACGGTTCGGGCATTGCGTCCGGCTCGCTGACCGGCCTCAAGGCGTTTCACGATCACTTTGATCTGCCGATCGACACGATTCGCCACACCGAGGCGCCGTACTACTACCACCGCGCCGCCGAGCAGCACGGCATGAGCGAGCAGGAGTTCTCCGCCTTCTGTGCCGACAAGCTTGAAGCGATGATTCTGGAAGAAGGCCCCGACACGGTTGCTGCGTTTATCGGTGAACCGGTGCTGGGCACCGGCGGCATCGTGCCGCCGCCGGAAGGCTACTGGGCGGCGATTCAAGCGGTACTTGAAAAGTACGACGTGCTGCTGATAGCCGACGAAGTGGTCTGCGGGTTTGGTCGCACCGGCTCGGCGTTTGGCAGCCACCACTACGGCATGCAGCCTGACCTGATCACCATCGCCAAGGGGCTGACCAGCGCCTATCAGCCGCTTTCCGGCGTGATTGTGGGCGACAGGGTATGGCAGGTACTAGAAGCCGGCACCGGCGAATACGGCCCCATCGGCCACGGCTGGACGTATTCCGGCCATGCGCTGGGCTGTGCGGCGGGGCTTGCCAACCTGGCGATCATCGAGCGAGAAAATCTGGTGGGTAACGCCGCTGATACCGGCGCCTACTTTCAGCAGCGGCTTAAAGAGCAGTTTGACGGCCACCCGCTGGTAGGCGATGTGCGCGGCGTGGGGCTGATGGCCGCGCTGGAGTTTTCGCCGGATGCGGCGCAGCGCCTGCATTTTGATCCCGCATTGAAGGTCGGCGCCCGGGTCTCGGCCGCCGCGCTTGACGACAACCTGATTGCCCGCGCCATGCCCCAGGGCGATATTCTCGGCTTTGCGCCGCCGCTGACCTTAAGCCGCGCCGAAGCCGATGAGATTATCCACCGCACCCGGCGCGCCGTGGATCGCGTTACCGACGAGCTCACGCGGTCGGGAGAGCTGGCCCAAGGCACACCCGAAACCGCATTCGCCACCTGA
- a CDS encoding putative quinol monooxygenase, which yields MSQKIYCIASFKPKPGKEDAVFKALQALEPNAHREDACLRYTVTRQIESPFAQGESYPIVFHEVWANRKAFEAHCQREEIKQFFAENLEAPDGDIEDANVCVYTDEPNDFDAPAV from the coding sequence ATGTCACAAAAGATTTACTGCATTGCCAGCTTCAAGCCCAAACCCGGCAAGGAAGACGCCGTGTTCAAGGCGCTGCAGGCGCTTGAGCCCAACGCCCACCGCGAAGACGCCTGCCTGCGCTACACCGTCACGCGCCAGATCGAAAGCCCTTTTGCTCAGGGCGAAAGCTACCCCATCGTGTTTCATGAAGTCTGGGCCAACCGCAAGGCCTTTGAGGCGCACTGCCAGCGCGAAGAGATCAAACAGTTCTTCGCCGAGAACCTCGAAGCGCCGGACGGCGATATTGAAGACGCCAACGTCTGCGTCTACACCGACGAGCCGAACGACTTCGACGCGCCCGCTGTCTAG
- a CDS encoding S-ribosylhomocysteine lyase: MAEQKMNVESFNLDHTKVKAPYIRLADIKTGANGDNIHKYDLRICQPNKGHMEMPALHSLEHMMAEHSRNHTQQVVDISPMGCQTGFYIAMINHDDYDEVLNIVEKTLNDVINADEVPACNEMQCGWAASHSLEGAQDLARDLLAKRSEWTQVFA, translated from the coding sequence ATGGCCGAACAAAAGATGAACGTCGAAAGCTTCAACCTTGACCACACCAAGGTAAAAGCCCCGTATATCCGCTTGGCCGACATCAAGACCGGCGCCAACGGCGACAACATCCACAAATACGACCTGCGTATTTGCCAGCCCAACAAGGGCCACATGGAAATGCCCGCGCTGCACTCGCTCGAGCACATGATGGCCGAGCACTCGCGCAACCATACCCAGCAGGTTGTGGACATCAGCCCTATGGGCTGCCAAACCGGCTTCTACATCGCCATGATCAACCACGACGACTACGATGAAGTGCTCAACATCGTCGAAAAAACCCTCAACGACGTCATCAACGCCGACGAAGTCCCCGCCTGCAACGAAATGCAGTGCGGCTGGGCGGCAAGCCACAGCCTCGAAGGCGCTCAAGATCTCGCCCGTGACCTCCTCGCCAAGCGTAGCGAATGGACGCAAGTATTTGCCTGA
- a CDS encoding integron integrase yields the protein MDMHSRPPKLMDRVKATMRVKRYSPRTEKTYCYWIRFFIRFHGVRHPLSMGAPEVKVFLEYLAMERHVAAATQNQALNALVFLYRHILEQPLGDIGEFSRAKRPRRLPVVLSHEQVTQVLSHLSGPMRLMGSLMYGSGLRLLETCRLRVQDIDFERQIVTVRAGKGAKDRTTLLPAICIPCLQQQISTAQRQLDCRLAHGREPVTLPYALGRKYPNAGTSLAWQWLFPASRPCFDDTGKVVLHHIHPSAVQKAVKHAMRAAALPRPGSCHTLRHSFATQLLSQGTDIRTVQELLGHKSLETTQIYTHVLGKGFAGVRSPLG from the coding sequence ATGGATATGCACAGCAGGCCGCCGAAGCTGATGGACCGGGTAAAGGCCACCATGCGTGTAAAACGCTATAGTCCACGCACCGAGAAGACCTACTGTTACTGGATACGCTTCTTCATCCGATTCCACGGCGTGCGGCATCCCCTCAGTATGGGAGCCCCCGAGGTCAAGGTTTTCCTGGAATATCTGGCAATGGAGCGCCATGTGGCGGCGGCCACACAAAACCAGGCGCTGAACGCCCTTGTCTTCCTTTATCGCCATATTCTTGAGCAGCCTCTGGGTGATATCGGTGAATTTTCTCGCGCCAAACGCCCGCGCCGACTACCGGTAGTGCTTTCCCATGAACAAGTGACACAGGTGCTGAGCCATCTATCAGGCCCCATGCGTTTGATGGGCTCACTAATGTACGGCTCAGGGCTACGCCTTCTCGAAACCTGCCGTCTGCGTGTCCAGGATATCGACTTCGAGCGACAGATCGTGACGGTGAGAGCCGGCAAAGGAGCTAAGGATCGCACCACCTTGCTCCCAGCCATTTGCATCCCATGCTTGCAGCAGCAGATTTCCACGGCCCAACGCCAACTTGACTGCCGGCTTGCTCATGGCCGCGAGCCTGTGACACTACCTTATGCACTGGGTCGCAAGTATCCGAATGCAGGAACTTCTCTGGCTTGGCAGTGGCTCTTTCCTGCTTCTCGTCCTTGCTTCGACGACACCGGCAAGGTCGTTCTTCACCATATCCACCCTTCGGCGGTACAAAAAGCCGTAAAACACGCTATGCGGGCCGCTGCGCTGCCACGCCCCGGTTCTTGCCATACCCTGCGGCACAGCTTCGCCACTCAGCTGCTGAGCCAAGGTACGGATATTCGCACAGTGCAGGAACTACTCGGTCACAAGAGCTTGGAAACGACTCAAATCTATACCCATGTGCTGGGCAAGGGCTTTGCTGGAGTCCGTAGCCCTCTCGGATAA
- a CDS encoding HNH endonuclease — MSKIEEIRSLLDELEAENASEDDQAFAENFEFLELPEIVCSVIDYLQPSLFPYEAAVYWHLFRKSVLGEGTQYTRASVRGMTLGVITSSSGQSDGLSYGAVQKALTGLEEKGAVSKAGDTTREGTLYKVHLPEEIELCQEAKKAAAKEVPKSERDLKKELDFYNVRENRLKVFERDDYKCRYCSKRLTRFTATLDHVEPVSKGGDNSLDNLVTACLHCNSQRGNRPVMDIIDEKRS, encoded by the coding sequence GTGAGCAAGATTGAAGAAATAAGATCGTTACTTGACGAGCTTGAGGCAGAAAATGCCTCCGAAGACGATCAGGCCTTCGCGGAGAACTTTGAGTTCTTAGAGCTGCCTGAAATTGTGTGCTCCGTTATTGATTATTTGCAGCCCTCGCTGTTTCCGTACGAAGCGGCTGTTTACTGGCATCTTTTCAGGAAATCTGTATTGGGCGAAGGAACCCAGTACACGAGAGCCAGTGTCCGTGGCATGACTTTAGGTGTTATCACTTCGTCCAGCGGACAATCTGATGGCTTGAGCTATGGCGCTGTGCAGAAGGCCCTGACCGGTCTTGAAGAAAAGGGGGCAGTTTCGAAGGCTGGCGATACCACCAGAGAAGGCACTTTGTACAAGGTGCATCTTCCTGAAGAAATTGAGCTCTGCCAAGAGGCGAAGAAAGCCGCTGCCAAAGAGGTTCCAAAATCAGAAAGGGATTTGAAGAAAGAACTCGACTTTTACAACGTCAGAGAAAATCGTCTGAAAGTATTTGAGCGCGATGACTACAAGTGCCGTTATTGCTCCAAGCGACTGACCAGGTTTACCGCGACACTAGATCACGTGGAGCCAGTATCAAAAGGTGGCGATAACTCGCTTGATAATCTTGTCACTGCGTGTCTGCACTGTAATTCCCAGCGCGGGAATAGGCCGGTAATGGACATCATCGATGAAAAGCGCTCTTAA
- a CDS encoding methyltransferase, which produces MNSDDKGMNVSQAEKPYVQWQDEQTPRKALWLSESNYAAPTHIVPVDDQTTADQAYRLACEGNSLLWRGDFHNALQLMQAMARRINRAEQRKLSKAAKSAKQLPAENTTPSVFHQQRQAQAQRARTLGRLLLELDAGYISGLRRAPDLSAACEAAFGVLDEPCLMSLRDLQGALGAAQWRQKGVPIAGLDLPIFPHYGVFAPTRHEYVSLMQDAPLPAKHDVAFDIGTGTGLLAIILAKRGVGQVVATDSNPRALTCAEDNFARVGLSEIQLQEADVFPTEQPLANFIVCNPPWLPAKPSSSLELAVYDHKSRMLRGFLQGVCAHLAPQGEVWLILSDLAEHLQLRTREQLLAWFVEAKLEVKYRLDTQPKHGRSQDSTDPLYAARSSEVTSLWCLTPA; this is translated from the coding sequence ATGAATTCAGACGATAAAGGTATGAATGTGTCCCAGGCAGAAAAACCGTATGTGCAGTGGCAGGATGAGCAGACACCTCGCAAGGCCCTTTGGCTTTCTGAGAGTAATTACGCTGCGCCGACGCACATCGTACCCGTGGATGACCAGACGACGGCCGATCAAGCTTACCGTTTAGCGTGCGAAGGCAACTCACTGTTGTGGCGCGGTGATTTTCATAATGCATTGCAATTAATGCAAGCCATGGCCCGGCGCATTAATCGAGCTGAGCAGCGTAAGCTCAGCAAAGCCGCTAAATCTGCCAAGCAGCTTCCTGCCGAAAACACAACACCCAGCGTCTTTCATCAGCAACGTCAAGCTCAAGCCCAAAGGGCTAGAACGTTAGGGCGACTGCTTTTGGAGCTGGATGCAGGTTATATCAGCGGCTTGCGCCGCGCGCCTGACCTTAGTGCTGCCTGCGAAGCCGCTTTTGGTGTGCTGGATGAGCCTTGCCTCATGTCGTTGCGTGACTTGCAAGGCGCTTTGGGGGCAGCCCAGTGGCGCCAGAAAGGCGTGCCCATTGCGGGGTTGGATCTACCGATCTTTCCGCATTACGGGGTGTTTGCGCCCACGCGGCATGAGTATGTGTCACTGATGCAGGACGCACCGCTACCGGCCAAGCATGACGTGGCCTTTGATATCGGCACCGGCACGGGGTTATTGGCGATCATCCTGGCGAAACGCGGCGTGGGGCAGGTCGTCGCCACAGACTCAAATCCACGGGCTTTAACATGCGCTGAAGACAACTTTGCGCGTGTAGGGCTATCAGAAATACAGCTGCAAGAGGCCGACGTGTTTCCTACGGAACAGCCTTTAGCCAATTTTATTGTTTGCAACCCGCCTTGGCTGCCTGCAAAGCCCAGCTCGTCTCTAGAGCTCGCCGTTTATGATCACAAAAGCCGGATGCTGCGCGGTTTTTTGCAGGGTGTTTGTGCGCACCTGGCACCGCAAGGGGAGGTGTGGCTGATCCTGTCCGACTTGGCCGAGCACTTGCAGTTACGTACCCGAGAACAGCTGCTAGCGTGGTTTGTCGAGGCGAAGCTGGAGGTGAAATACCGGCTCGACACCCAGCCCAAGCACGGCCGCAGCCAAGACAGCACAGACCCACTCTATGCCGCACGTAGCTCAGAAGTTACCTCGCTGTGGTGCTTAACACCGGCATAG
- a CDS encoding virulence RhuM family protein — protein sequence MSAGELIFYRSDDGRAEVHLRAEGDTVWLSQAEMAELFDTTPQAMTQHIRAIYEEGELGVEATCKESLHVRQEGQRRVQRRLKTYSLPMILAVGYRVRSPRGTQFRQWATAHLAEYLVKGFVMDDERLKEPGGWDYFDELLERIRDIRASEKRFYQKVRDLFALSSDYRSDDRDAQLFFAEVQNKLLFAVTRHTAAEIVVHRADPDEPNMALTSWKGARVRKQDVAIAKNYLTADEVDTLNRLVVIFLEQAALRAKERKDLTLDYWRGNVDRLLAFNEKPVLEGLGAISAERARQVAYERFEQFDAHRRHDEALEADAEDLRELEALEQQVKKGEP from the coding sequence ATGAGCGCCGGTGAACTGATTTTCTACCGTAGTGACGACGGGCGGGCGGAGGTCCACCTGCGGGCCGAGGGCGATACCGTCTGGCTGTCTCAGGCCGAGATGGCGGAGCTGTTTGATACCACGCCCCAAGCCATGACCCAGCACATTCGTGCCATTTATGAAGAGGGCGAGCTGGGCGTGGAGGCAACGTGTAAGGAATCCTTACACGTTCGTCAGGAGGGGCAGCGTCGTGTGCAGCGCCGGCTCAAGACGTACAGCCTGCCCATGATTTTGGCCGTGGGCTACCGGGTGCGCTCCCCCCGTGGCACGCAGTTTCGCCAGTGGGCCACGGCGCATCTGGCAGAGTACCTGGTCAAGGGCTTTGTGATGGACGATGAGCGCCTCAAGGAGCCCGGAGGCTGGGACTACTTCGATGAACTGCTCGAACGTATCCGCGACATTCGCGCCTCGGAGAAGCGCTTCTATCAAAAGGTACGGGACCTGTTTGCGCTGTCCAGCGACTACCGTTCTGACGACCGCGATGCCCAGCTATTCTTTGCCGAGGTGCAGAACAAGCTGTTGTTTGCAGTAACTCGCCACACCGCCGCCGAGATCGTGGTTCATCGCGCCGATCCTGACGAGCCCAATATGGCGCTCACCAGCTGGAAGGGCGCGCGAGTGCGTAAGCAGGATGTCGCTATCGCCAAAAATTATCTTACCGCCGACGAGGTGGATACTCTGAACCGTCTGGTGGTGATCTTTCTGGAGCAGGCCGCGCTACGCGCCAAAGAGCGCAAAGATCTGACGCTGGACTACTGGCGGGGTAACGTGGACCGGCTGCTCGCGTTCAATGAGAAGCCCGTGCTCGAAGGTTTGGGGGCGATAAGCGCTGAACGTGCCCGGCAAGTAGCCTACGAGCGCTTTGAGCAGTTTGATGCCCACCGGCGGCATGATGAGGCGTTGGAGGCTGATGCTGAAGACTTGCGCGAGCTTGAAGCGCTGGAGCAGCAGGTGAAAAAGGGTGAGCCCTGA
- a CDS encoding lysozyme inhibitor LprI family protein — MKKTVLALSLAVFAPLTLAAEPFCDTEHPHPIDVQFERDMDASGGVTLEMRNAQGKAYKRWDTELNMEYRELMANLAAEEQAALKKAQRAWLKFREAESEFWWTESISGGGTLQPVLVAGHSIDLLKARVCRLRQYKQAAEHGLS, encoded by the coding sequence ATGAAAAAAACCGTTCTGGCTCTTTCCCTGGCGGTTTTCGCGCCGCTGACGCTGGCGGCGGAGCCGTTCTGCGATACCGAGCATCCGCACCCCATCGACGTGCAGTTCGAGCGGGATATGGACGCGAGCGGTGGCGTTACGCTGGAAATGCGCAACGCTCAGGGCAAGGCGTATAAGCGCTGGGATACCGAGCTGAATATGGAGTATCGGGAGCTGATGGCCAACCTTGCGGCAGAGGAACAGGCCGCGCTGAAGAAAGCCCAGCGGGCGTGGCTCAAGTTTCGTGAGGCGGAATCCGAGTTCTGGTGGACGGAGAGCATATCCGGCGGCGGCACGCTGCAGCCGGTACTCGTCGCTGGCCACAGCATTGACCTGCTCAAGGCGCGTGTCTGCCGGCTCCGGCAGTATAAGCAGGCGGCAGAGCATGGGTTATCCTGA
- a CDS encoding DUF1294 domain-containing protein codes for MSVLSFLLYMKDKHAARRNTWRTPESTLHLLDFLGGWPGGLIAQQSFRHKVSKTPFQVVFGLSMACNVGAAWWLVETGNAARLSHQVLASLSWM; via the coding sequence ATGAGCGTCCTGTCGTTTTTGCTCTATATGAAAGACAAACATGCGGCACGGCGTAACACTTGGCGGACGCCTGAAAGTACGCTGCACCTGCTGGATTTTCTTGGCGGCTGGCCAGGCGGCCTTATCGCTCAGCAGAGTTTTCGTCACAAAGTCAGCAAAACACCGTTTCAGGTCGTTTTTGGGCTTTCTATGGCGTGTAACGTGGGCGCTGCGTGGTGGCTGGTTGAGACAGGAAACGCCGCGCGTTTGTCGCATCAGGTGCTGGCCTCGCTGAGCTGGATGTAA
- a CDS encoding phage integrase N-terminal SAM-like domain-containing protein — protein sequence MDMHTRPPKLMDRVKATMRVRRYSPRTGKTYCDWMRFFIRFHGVRQLASTKIF from the coding sequence ATGGACATGCATACCAGGCCGCCGAAGCTGATGGACCGGGTGAAGGCAACCATGCGCGTAAGGCGTTATAGCCCACGCACCGGGAAAACCTACTGCGACTGGATGCGCTTCTTCATCCGATTCCATGGTGTGCGGCAACTCGCGAGTACTAAAATCTTCTAA
- a CDS encoding DUF4917 family protein translates to MADLKIDQHLIEWKEVAERTWDSLLLGNGFSMNIWERFGYRDLFELAKDPLVGNPLEPQSTALFDHLGSSNFEDVLRIIYHSRLVDQQLGDPQKLPITALYRNTKNALASAVNYAHIHHEQFDGEPIRKQLQEFSHIFTTNYDLLPYWSIMHSDTWRFRDFFWNHGGLFNPADVEAPADRSKIYYMHGAIHLVEKSDGSTMKQTANGLDSLTELFDLDHPELFPLFISEGSWKEKLSRIKRNNYLRFCFERFSSSDGGLVIIGHSLHKDYDQHIIDAIQSSGIERIALGVWPHQAGAAIIELKSRLTQSLPGTELHFFNSETHPLGDPSLRVGI, encoded by the coding sequence ATGGCTGATTTAAAAATTGATCAACATCTTATCGAATGGAAGGAAGTGGCCGAGCGCACTTGGGATTCACTGCTGCTAGGTAATGGATTCAGCATGAATATATGGGAGCGATTCGGTTACCGAGATCTATTCGAGCTAGCTAAAGACCCTTTAGTGGGTAATCCTTTAGAGCCCCAGTCAACTGCGCTTTTTGACCACTTAGGAAGCTCAAATTTCGAAGATGTGCTTAGAATAATATATCATTCGAGGTTAGTAGATCAGCAGCTAGGAGACCCTCAAAAATTACCGATCACTGCGCTTTATAGAAATACAAAAAATGCATTGGCTTCTGCGGTTAACTACGCACACATTCATCATGAGCAGTTTGATGGTGAACCTATAAGAAAACAACTCCAAGAGTTCTCTCACATATTCACCACTAATTATGATTTGTTACCATACTGGTCAATAATGCATTCGGATACGTGGCGATTTAGAGATTTTTTTTGGAACCATGGAGGGTTATTCAACCCAGCAGATGTCGAGGCACCAGCGGATAGGAGTAAAATTTATTACATGCACGGTGCAATACACCTTGTTGAGAAATCTGATGGCTCAACTATGAAGCAGACAGCGAATGGCTTAGATAGCCTCACTGAATTATTTGACCTTGACCATCCTGAGCTCTTTCCGCTGTTCATATCAGAAGGGAGTTGGAAAGAGAAACTGTCCAGAATTAAGCGTAATAATTACCTACGGTTTTGTTTTGAGCGGTTCAGCAGTAGTGATGGCGGCTTGGTGATTATCGGGCACTCACTCCATAAAGACTACGATCAACACATAATAGATGCAATTCAAAGCAGTGGCATTGAAAGGATCGCTTTAGGCGTATGGCCGCACCAAGCAGGAGCAGCAATCATTGAATTGAAGTCGAGGCTAACCCAATCATTACCGGGAACAGAGCTCCACTTTTTTAATTCGGAAACGCACCCACTAGGGGATCCCAGTCTCCGCGTGGGAATATAA
- a CDS encoding dicarboxylate/amino acid:cation symporter, with translation MAASSTPNLWRRIPLWQRILAGLFLGVIVGSLMGENAGVFKPLGDIFISAIKMLIVPLVFSTLVVGITAMRDPQKMGRIGARTIGLYLITTAFAIAIGLLASTIFQPGAGVDLSFDQPMEAQDAPSLVEILVNLVPQNPIDALAEGNIMQIIVFAIGLGVSLMLVGEKGEPVVRVFESFAEAMYKLTEIVMSFAPFGVFGLIAYVAGSYGLEVLLPLAKVIGVAYLASVIHVLVVYSGLLALLGRLNPKRYLSGIIDALVVAYSSASSSGTLPVSLRCAQKNLGVSEGVSGFVLPVGATINMDGTALYQGVVTLFIAQMLGVDLSMADYGMIILTGTLASIGTAGVPGAGLIMLSIVMSQVGLPLEAIAVIAGIDRILDMARTSVNVAGDLMVTTLVGKSEGELDEDVYNGPNKA, from the coding sequence ATGGCAGCCAGTTCCACCCCCAACCTTTGGCGACGCATCCCGCTCTGGCAACGCATTCTTGCCGGCCTGTTTCTGGGCGTGATCGTCGGCAGCCTGATGGGCGAAAACGCTGGCGTGTTCAAGCCGCTGGGCGATATTTTCATCAGCGCCATCAAGATGCTGATCGTCCCGCTGGTATTTTCGACGCTGGTGGTCGGCATCACGGCCATGCGCGACCCGCAGAAAATGGGCCGTATCGGTGCGCGCACCATTGGGCTGTATTTGATTACCACTGCCTTTGCCATCGCCATCGGGCTTTTGGCCTCGACGATTTTTCAGCCCGGTGCGGGCGTGGATTTGAGCTTTGACCAGCCGATGGAAGCTCAGGACGCGCCGTCGCTGGTGGAGATTCTGGTCAACCTCGTGCCGCAAAACCCCATTGATGCGCTGGCCGAAGGCAACATCATGCAAATCATCGTGTTTGCTATCGGGCTGGGCGTCTCGCTGATGCTGGTAGGGGAAAAAGGCGAGCCGGTCGTGCGCGTGTTCGAAAGCTTTGCCGAAGCCATGTACAAGCTCACCGAAATCGTCATGTCTTTCGCGCCGTTCGGCGTCTTCGGGCTGATCGCCTATGTGGCCGGCAGCTACGGGCTTGAAGTGCTGCTGCCGCTGGCCAAGGTAATCGGCGTGGCCTATCTGGCCAGCGTGATTCACGTGCTGGTGGTCTACAGCGGGCTGCTCGCGCTGCTGGGCCGGCTGAACCCCAAGCGCTACCTGAGCGGAATTATCGACGCGCTGGTGGTGGCCTATTCGTCGGCGTCATCATCAGGCACCCTGCCGGTATCGCTGCGCTGCGCGCAGAAAAACCTCGGCGTCTCGGAAGGTGTTTCGGGCTTTGTGCTACCGGTGGGCGCAACCATCAACATGGACGGCACCGCGCTGTATCAGGGCGTGGTCACGCTGTTCATCGCCCAGATGCTGGGCGTGGACCTGAGCATGGCCGACTACGGCATGATTATCCTCACCGGTACGCTGGCCTCCATCGGCACCGCCGGGGTTCCCGGCGCGGGGCTGATCATGCTCTCCATCGTCATGTCCCAGGTGGGCTTGCCGCTTGAGGCCATCGCCGTGATTGCCGGCATCGACCGCATCCTCGACATGGCGCGCACCAGCGTCAACGTCGCCGGCGACCTGATGGTCACCACACTGGTAGGTAAAAGCGAAGGCGAGCTGGACGAAGACGTCTACAACGGCCCGAATAAGGCCTGA
- a CDS encoding CNNM domain-containing protein, whose amino-acid sequence MLILLLIAVLSIGFSFLCSILEAVLLSLTPSYIARLRDEQPALHASLEHMKANIDRPLAAILTLNTIAHTVGATAVGAQAATVFGEASIGIVSAVMTLAILVFSEIIPKTIGATHWRRLAVMLPPVLRLMIAALLPFIWLSEQITRRLGSSHENDVDLRDEIKVLARVGLEKEVLDADETRTITNVLNLHEISVAHVMTPRIVCQTVLPHMTAGEFEAEYAQTPFTRFPVMDNGEQAFGYVHKADMYQAAADATMKSMMYPVGRLDVSQNVEQAFSAMLDDRHHMRAIYDAHGSFVGLITLEDVIETLLGQEIVDETDRVDNLRSYARQRWLQRLHQSRKSP is encoded by the coding sequence ATGCTGATACTTCTTCTTATCGCCGTGTTGTCTATCGGGTTTTCGTTTCTCTGCTCGATTCTGGAGGCCGTGCTGCTGTCGCTCACGCCGAGCTATATTGCCCGGCTGCGTGATGAGCAGCCCGCGCTGCATGCCTCTCTGGAACACATGAAAGCGAACATTGACCGCCCGCTGGCGGCGATTCTGACGCTTAACACCATCGCCCATACCGTGGGTGCCACGGCCGTGGGCGCTCAGGCGGCCACGGTGTTCGGCGAAGCGTCGATTGGCATCGTCTCGGCGGTGATGACGCTGGCGATTCTGGTGTTTTCCGAGATCATCCCCAAAACCATCGGGGCGACCCACTGGCGGCGTCTGGCGGTGATGCTGCCGCCGGTGCTGCGGCTGATGATAGCGGCGCTGCTGCCGTTTATCTGGCTCTCCGAGCAGATCACCCGGCGCCTTGGCAGTAGCCACGAAAACGACGTGGATCTGCGTGACGAGATCAAGGTGCTGGCCCGGGTGGGGCTGGAGAAAGAGGTGCTCGACGCCGATGAAACTCGCACCATTACCAACGTGCTCAACCTTCACGAGATATCCGTGGCTCATGTGATGACGCCGCGTATCGTGTGCCAGACGGTGTTGCCGCACATGACGGCGGGGGAGTTCGAAGCGGAATACGCCCAGACACCCTTTACCCGTTTTCCGGTAATGGACAACGGTGAACAAGCGTTTGGCTACGTGCACAAGGCCGACATGTACCAGGCCGCTGCTGATGCCACCATGAAGTCGATGATGTATCCCGTTGGCCGGCTGGACGTCTCGCAAAACGTCGAGCAGGCATTTTCCGCTATGCTCGACGACCGCCACCATATGCGCGCGATATACGATGCCCACGGCAGCTTTGTGGGCCTGATTACCCTGGAAGACGTGATTGAGACGTTGCTGGGTCAGGAGATCGTGGATGAGACCGACCGCGTGGACAATTTGCGCAGCTACGCCCGCCAGCGCTGGCTGCAACGCCTGCATCAATCAAGAAAATCGCCCTGA